In the Planktothrix serta PCC 8927 genome, one interval contains:
- a CDS encoding methyl-accepting chemotaxis protein, translating to MATSTDFLQEYQQTEEAYCQGNYEQAAALVYQLVEDYPENPSARLLCGHIYGYGLQQYDVARDQYIAVLNLTHDAELLEQANQALADTDQYLVDSPRSAFNDNPDSQAVFNALLDEEIEGTDVDFTEDLSWIEEETNGSAKVTSGMNLFKSNVDLESPDVDPTHPLNGNLMNGLSHEVDLEDFNDLQENFDFQELENSELDSSVPDLGVSMGVLELENLDDEAENFHQNGNQSPLDEATDNPFTLENDLEEGTEILNPLDDHVSLTQLDPFIMEEDDEQASSSPFIFDEDESAVSDIEQLSGDLFSSDDDLLDILNSSTPSTEDDNPDVNSLPTFDESEMDYPPQPTQFLDLDDLDSDGMGGLGEQQQEYQSDPENNRDLNGVNHESSTARPERVTASSSVSFEEELDDIFAPLEDAVEPSVEFVSHEPVSQNGKKSSLETPLFEEDEFDPDFNLGFTWTAEPFVDDADNAVPLPNEPPNMTANFKGVDADFSGTVESNEEETLLTNNALHHSYFSNPRSAASSSTANGAFGAPDVDEKYEKDEEDEEDDDGVFDAIDIPNSFDLEPLNEDTFGDSFDLTPEMNDMSSRFQNGKAPALTENDFLEDFEEFDDVADFNMTANGDQDLYMDSDFGNLEGQFANTSNNSTLDSDSSSIRDDEIFNSAYTASAVTTLSPDLGDMMDTTVTADQGPFSFLENTSLKRKPLYTALGTGLVTLILVATTTNIATRTASLENKREVVDYLRVTGWLMTTVAGATSFLAAWGLGRISAQQITKATDNLQAQFDAISKGNLDARATIFAEDEFGRMSAKFNHAAQFIQNITREAQRKAKEQEDARDDLHRQVIRLLDDVEGAARGDLTVTAEVTANVLGAVADSFNLTIQNLREIVVQVKQAARQVSKGATDSATFAKDVAGDAFRQAEELAATLNSVQVLTDAIQRVAESAREAEEVARSAAAVATKGGEAVQMTVAGILKIRETVAETSREVKRLGESSQEISKIVGLISQIASRTNLLALNASIEAARAGEAGKGFAIVADEVRQLADKSAKSLKDIEQIVMQIQSQTNTVMMAMSQGHQQVIEGTRLAEQAKRALDDIIQVTNRIDVLVRSITADTVEQNETARAVAQVMRAVEHSAQETSQEAQGVSSALTKLVGVARDLLTSVERFRVDASEKS from the coding sequence ATGGCAACAAGCACAGACTTCCTACAAGAATATCAGCAAACGGAGGAAGCATACTGTCAGGGAAATTACGAACAGGCGGCGGCGCTGGTTTACCAACTGGTGGAAGATTATCCAGAAAATCCATCGGCTCGTCTTTTGTGCGGTCATATCTATGGCTACGGCTTACAACAGTATGATGTAGCCCGTGATCAGTATATCGCAGTCTTAAACTTAACTCATGATGCCGAATTACTCGAACAAGCTAACCAAGCCTTAGCAGATACTGATCAATACTTAGTGGACTCTCCTAGGAGTGCTTTCAACGATAATCCCGATTCTCAAGCGGTTTTTAATGCGCTTTTGGATGAAGAAATCGAGGGTACGGATGTTGATTTCACCGAAGATTTGAGTTGGATAGAAGAAGAAACAAATGGTTCCGCAAAGGTCACATCTGGGATGAATTTATTCAAGTCTAATGTAGACTTGGAATCCCCCGATGTTGATCCCACTCACCCTCTCAATGGCAATCTCATGAATGGATTAAGTCATGAGGTAGACCTGGAGGATTTCAACGATTTGCAGGAAAATTTTGATTTCCAAGAATTAGAGAATTCTGAATTAGACTCATCGGTTCCTGACCTGGGCGTTTCGATGGGTGTTTTAGAGTTAGAGAACTTGGACGATGAAGCCGAAAATTTCCATCAAAATGGGAATCAGTCTCCCCTTGATGAAGCTACCGATAATCCCTTTACCTTAGAGAATGACCTGGAGGAAGGAACAGAAATTTTAAACCCCTTAGACGATCACGTTTCTCTCACCCAATTAGATCCGTTTATAATGGAAGAAGATGACGAGCAAGCATCTTCCTCGCCTTTTATTTTCGATGAAGATGAATCAGCCGTCAGTGATATTGAACAGTTAAGCGGAGATTTATTTTCCTCTGATGATGACCTATTAGATATTCTCAATTCCTCAACTCCCAGCACAGAGGATGATAACCCTGATGTTAATTCACTCCCTACCTTTGATGAGTCAGAGATGGATTATCCGCCTCAACCCACTCAGTTTCTCGACCTGGATGACCTGGACAGCGATGGCATGGGTGGCCTCGGTGAGCAACAACAGGAATACCAATCTGACCCTGAAAATAACAGAGATCTCAATGGGGTTAATCATGAGTCCTCTACCGCTCGTCCTGAAAGGGTTACGGCTTCATCTTCCGTTAGTTTTGAAGAAGAACTCGATGATATTTTTGCACCTCTAGAAGATGCGGTTGAGCCATCGGTGGAGTTTGTCAGTCATGAACCTGTATCCCAGAATGGGAAAAAATCTAGCCTGGAAACTCCGCTATTTGAGGAAGATGAGTTTGACCCCGATTTCAATTTAGGTTTTACTTGGACTGCGGAACCCTTCGTTGATGATGCCGATAATGCTGTTCCCTTACCCAATGAACCTCCTAACATGACGGCGAACTTTAAAGGGGTGGATGCTGATTTTTCCGGTACGGTAGAAAGCAACGAAGAGGAAACCCTGTTGACCAATAATGCTCTGCATCATTCCTATTTTTCTAATCCTAGATCTGCTGCTTCAAGCTCAACAGCTAATGGTGCGTTCGGTGCCCCTGATGTGGATGAGAAATATGAGAAAGATGAGGAAGATGAGGAAGATGATGATGGGGTCTTTGATGCTATAGATATTCCCAATAGTTTTGATCTTGAACCCTTGAATGAGGATACCTTTGGGGACTCCTTTGATTTAACTCCTGAGATGAATGACATGAGTAGCCGTTTTCAAAATGGCAAAGCTCCAGCACTCACGGAGAATGATTTCTTAGAAGATTTTGAAGAGTTTGATGACGTTGCCGATTTTAATATGACGGCAAATGGTGATCAAGATCTTTACATGGATTCAGACTTTGGCAACCTAGAGGGTCAATTTGCCAACACTTCTAACAATAGCACCCTCGATAGTGATAGTTCATCCATTCGGGATGATGAGATTTTTAATAGTGCCTACACAGCATCGGCTGTGACAACCTTAAGCCCCGATTTAGGGGATATGATGGATACAACGGTTACAGCAGACCAAGGGCCATTCTCCTTCTTGGAAAATACCTCCCTTAAACGTAAACCTTTATATACAGCCCTAGGAACGGGACTCGTTACCCTAATTTTAGTCGCAACAACTACCAATATTGCCACTCGGACGGCTTCGTTGGAAAATAAACGAGAAGTTGTGGATTATCTGCGAGTCACAGGATGGTTGATGACCACCGTAGCCGGGGCTACCAGTTTTCTAGCGGCTTGGGGATTAGGCCGCATCAGTGCTCAACAAATTACTAAAGCTACAGACAATTTACAAGCTCAATTTGATGCGATTAGTAAAGGCAACTTAGATGCCCGCGCGACGATTTTTGCAGAGGATGAGTTTGGCAGAATGTCCGCTAAATTTAACCATGCTGCTCAATTTATTCAAAATATTACACGAGAAGCTCAACGTAAGGCTAAGGAACAGGAAGATGCTAGAGATGATTTACATCGTCAGGTGATTCGGCTGTTGGATGATGTGGAAGGAGCAGCACGGGGAGATTTAACTGTAACGGCAGAAGTCACGGCTAACGTTTTAGGGGCGGTGGCGGACTCTTTTAACTTAACTATCCAAAACCTGCGGGAAATCGTTGTTCAGGTGAAACAAGCCGCCCGTCAAGTCAGTAAGGGGGCCACCGATAGTGCGACCTTCGCTAAGGATGTGGCTGGAGATGCTTTCCGACAAGCGGAAGAACTGGCTGCTACGTTAAATTCGGTACAGGTGCTCACTGATGCGATTCAACGGGTGGCTGAAAGTGCCCGGGAAGCCGAAGAAGTGGCGCGTTCGGCGGCGGCGGTAGCCACCAAAGGGGGGGAAGCGGTACAAATGACGGTGGCCGGGATTCTGAAAATTCGGGAAACCGTAGCAGAAACTAGCCGAGAAGTCAAGCGTTTAGGAGAATCATCTCAAGAAATTTCTAAGATTGTGGGGCTGATTTCTCAAATTGCTTCCCGAACTAACTTACTCGCCTTAAACGCTAGTATTGAGGCGGCACGGGCTGGAGAGGCGGGTAAAGGATTTGCCATCGTTGCTGATGAAGTCCGACAGTTAGCGGATAAATCGGCGAAATCCTTAAAGGATATCGAACAAATTGTGATGCAAATCCAAAGTCAGACTAACACGGTGATGATGGCAATGTCCCAAGGTCATCAACAGGTGATTGAGGGGACTCGTCTGGCCGAACAAGCGAAGCGTGCTCTTGATGACATTATCCAGGTGACAAACCGGATTGATGTGCTGGTGCGTTCAATTACGGCGGATACTGTTGAACAAAATGAAACCGCCCGCGCCGTCGCCCAGGTGATGCGAGCGGTTGAACATAGCGCTCAAGAAACTTCTCAAGAAGCCCAAGGTGTCTCTAGTGCGTTAACTAAACTGGTCGGTGTGGCGCGAGACCTCCTGACTTCAGTGGAACGCTTCCGCGTTGATGCTTCAGAGAAAAGTTAA
- a CDS encoding chemotaxis protein CheW, which yields MVGNPDFLTGPGTDSPEFQELETPEGEPHLRFFVPSGNEFALPAIGIREVLFQSPDRMTPIPNVSPLLLGTFNLRGRVIWVADLGQFLGDSTPLNTDRTEIHVIAVEDQDIILGLAVDALNDMAWLDPDKMQMPTQVNDSMAPFIKGEWQLGNAGEQYLRLLDQVAILRSARWAT from the coding sequence ATGGTGGGAAATCCTGATTTTTTAACCGGGCCAGGAACAGACAGTCCAGAATTTCAAGAGTTGGAAACCCCCGAAGGCGAGCCCCATTTGCGGTTTTTCGTGCCTTCAGGGAATGAATTTGCCCTTCCCGCGATTGGAATTCGAGAGGTGCTATTTCAGTCCCCAGACCGCATGACTCCGATTCCCAATGTTTCCCCGCTATTACTCGGAACCTTCAACCTCCGAGGTCGAGTGATTTGGGTAGCTGATTTAGGTCAATTTTTAGGAGATTCAACTCCTCTGAACACAGACCGAACCGAGATCCATGTAATTGCAGTCGAAGACCAAGACATTATATTAGGGTTAGCAGTTGATGCCCTCAATGACATGGCATGGCTTGACCCTGATAAAATGCAAATGCCCACTCAAGTCAATGATAGTATGGCTCCTTTTATTAAAGGAGAGTGGCAACTGGGAAATGCAGGTGAACAATATCTGCGACTCCTAGACCAAGTGGCAATTTTGCGATCGGCTCGCTGGGCAACCTAA
- a CDS encoding response regulator transcription factor: MNKVMVVEDSVTQREMICNLLKDSGLQVSVASDGVEALEQVQKNCPDLMVLDIVMPRMNGYELCRRLKSDPKTRKIAIVMCSSKGEEFDRYWGMKQGADAYIAKPFQPTELVGTVKQLLRG; the protein is encoded by the coding sequence ATGAATAAAGTTATGGTCGTGGAAGATAGCGTCACCCAAAGGGAGATGATTTGTAATCTTCTCAAAGATAGTGGCTTACAAGTTAGTGTCGCTAGTGATGGTGTAGAAGCTTTGGAACAAGTGCAAAAAAACTGCCCCGATTTAATGGTGCTAGATATTGTTATGCCTCGGATGAATGGCTATGAACTCTGTCGTCGCCTTAAATCCGATCCTAAGACCCGAAAGATTGCCATCGTTATGTGTTCTTCTAAAGGGGAAGAATTTGATCGCTACTGGGGGATGAAACAAGGAGCAGATGCTTATATTGCTAAACCCTTTCAGCCCACAGAATTAGTCGGAACTGTTAAACAATTGCTTAGAGGGTAG
- a CDS encoding response regulator: MQGSLNEIDIRSILQLIELGQRTGELMVEAYSSSQVTTEMERHPSRLTGQCWLVFSWNGRIIYAGQSEGNLRRLHDYLRRYKAETILAELEVPFIASVNAPEYGYLWVLLENQVITPALARSIVHCMVQETLFDLLSLHQGAFIFEMGSGLAPQLTTLEISPLLANIFKQVQEWKKFHPHITSPNQCPLIPDQSKLQKAVQPQVFETLNRWADGKTSIRQIARYLHRDIVVVTKKVIYPYVQQGLVQLLAPYPENTLNVPEPFIDRNRTPRIVCIDDDLVIRQTVEIILKEQGYEATAIGNPLKALSLVFQLKPDLILCDIAMPELNGYEICAMLRNSTAFRQTPIVMLTGIDGFIDRLKARMVRATNYLTKPFGDGELLTLVETYIGPGKTLNASIERDLEDEFMSELETL, from the coding sequence ATGCAAGGCTCTTTAAACGAAATTGATATTCGCAGTATTTTGCAACTGATTGAGCTTGGCCAGAGGACTGGAGAACTCATGGTAGAAGCTTACAGTTCATCCCAGGTGACGACTGAAATGGAACGCCATCCCAGCCGTTTAACTGGACAATGTTGGTTAGTGTTCTCTTGGAATGGTCGGATTATCTATGCGGGTCAAAGCGAAGGTAATCTCAGGAGATTACACGATTATTTACGGCGCTATAAAGCTGAAACCATTCTCGCTGAGTTAGAAGTTCCGTTTATCGCTTCGGTCAATGCTCCAGAGTATGGGTATTTATGGGTATTACTAGAAAATCAAGTTATTACCCCAGCCTTAGCTCGCAGTATTGTTCATTGTATGGTTCAGGAAACTCTATTTGATCTGCTGAGTTTACATCAAGGGGCGTTTATTTTTGAAATGGGATCAGGTTTAGCCCCCCAGTTAACTACCTTAGAAATTAGCCCGTTATTAGCTAATATTTTCAAACAAGTTCAGGAATGGAAGAAATTCCATCCCCATATTACCTCGCCGAATCAATGTCCCTTGATTCCTGATCAATCAAAATTACAAAAAGCAGTACAGCCCCAAGTGTTTGAAACCCTCAATCGTTGGGCCGATGGCAAAACCTCGATTCGTCAAATTGCCCGTTATTTACATCGAGATATTGTCGTCGTGACCAAAAAAGTGATTTATCCTTATGTCCAACAGGGATTGGTACAACTATTAGCTCCCTATCCTGAAAATACCTTAAACGTCCCCGAACCCTTCATAGATCGGAATCGCACTCCTCGAATTGTGTGTATTGATGATGATCTGGTGATTCGGCAAACGGTTGAAATCATTTTAAAAGAACAGGGCTATGAAGCCACCGCTATTGGTAATCCTTTAAAAGCATTGAGTTTAGTCTTTCAACTTAAACCCGATTTAATTCTTTGTGATATTGCTATGCCCGAATTAAATGGTTATGAAATCTGCGCTATGTTACGAAATTCTACCGCTTTTCGTCAAACTCCGATTGTGATGTTAACGGGAATTGATGGATTTATTGATCGCCTTAAAGCTCGAATGGTTCGAGCTACAAATTACTTAACTAAACCCTTTGGAGATGGAGAGTTATTAACCTTAGTCGAAACCTATATAGGGCCGGGAAAAACTCTGAATGCTTCTATAGAAAGAGATTTAGAAGATGAATTCATGAGTGAGTTAGAAACCCTTTGA
- the hmpF gene encoding pilus motility taxis protein HmpF gives MLYLAEVQKQSSKFGLGGGRTELKLLACQRGENNWSAVSGDEIILAEDANNFKDGTLVLVDLNTGKQVQRIQEAARQLVGILQDFSRLQEKFKTQQEEIEQWKESLTYQSQELNRREMEMEARREQMEQLEEELERLEQQRQEIDRSREDSSRLRSEIDQARQDIETTRQQLQDQRKQLEEQQAQLQATPSLSSEQSERLQSLLNQLSNPVSISPLQTQLHQSLERVTSAQSWLEQYQQRLQAQRSEAEQLQQTLDNTTPTLKQQWQQWQQAQDALIQNRSELASQQQLLQTKQDYAQTLQTLIQNRQTLLEQLQELASRQSEDDPVAVSVKVDVQALEAMPLDQLQAEVHKLQQEWDRWSGFVKEQEEELRYKLEDIGELQEKLKSANDADRESLQTELSDEQDAYQMLNETLVGQRRTLKEREEHKTQYQTVLLRRQGLSPATAGGAVDFKSVIANLETQQREQQQQLQTLETELQQLRSSLDQKQTEVNGQVQQQEQTRQQLETQDQSWIEQQRRVAELGGRISLYQEMLQPIQDSWNQVRQHLDQTTAELNQLLEMSNAQTQATSQLRQVLSVISN, from the coding sequence ATGCTCTATTTAGCGGAAGTACAAAAGCAGAGTAGCAAATTTGGTCTCGGTGGCGGTAGGACTGAACTGAAGCTATTGGCTTGTCAGCGAGGTGAAAACAATTGGAGTGCTGTCTCAGGAGATGAGATCATCCTTGCTGAGGATGCGAACAACTTTAAGGATGGAACCTTAGTATTAGTGGATCTGAATACGGGTAAACAGGTACAGCGTATTCAAGAAGCTGCACGGCAACTCGTGGGGATTCTCCAAGATTTTTCTCGGTTGCAAGAAAAGTTTAAAACCCAACAAGAAGAAATTGAACAGTGGAAAGAGTCGTTGACTTACCAAAGTCAGGAATTAAATCGCCGCGAAATGGAGATGGAAGCCCGACGAGAACAGATGGAACAACTGGAGGAAGAATTAGAACGACTCGAACAGCAACGTCAAGAAATTGATCGCTCTAGGGAGGACAGTAGCCGTCTGCGTTCTGAAATTGACCAAGCTCGTCAAGATATTGAAACCACTCGCCAACAGTTACAAGATCAACGAAAACAACTTGAAGAACAACAGGCTCAGTTACAGGCCACTCCCTCTTTGAGTTCTGAACAGTCAGAACGTCTTCAGAGCTTGCTCAATCAACTGTCTAATCCGGTTTCGATTTCACCCTTACAAACCCAACTCCATCAGTCCTTAGAACGAGTTACGAGTGCTCAGAGTTGGCTGGAACAATATCAGCAACGGTTGCAAGCACAACGTTCGGAGGCTGAACAACTTCAACAAACTCTCGACAATACCACCCCGACCCTTAAACAACAATGGCAGCAATGGCAGCAAGCTCAGGATGCTTTGATCCAAAACCGTTCTGAGTTGGCCTCCCAACAACAATTACTGCAAACGAAACAGGACTACGCCCAAACCTTACAAACACTCATCCAAAACCGTCAAACTTTATTAGAACAGTTACAAGAATTAGCCTCTCGTCAATCTGAGGATGATCCCGTCGCCGTGAGCGTGAAAGTGGATGTTCAAGCGTTGGAGGCCATGCCCTTAGATCAATTACAAGCGGAAGTCCACAAATTGCAACAGGAGTGGGATCGGTGGTCTGGTTTTGTTAAAGAACAAGAGGAGGAATTAAGATACAAGCTCGAAGATATTGGGGAACTTCAAGAAAAACTCAAATCAGCAAATGATGCAGACCGAGAGAGTTTACAGACGGAATTAAGCGATGAACAAGATGCCTATCAAATGCTGAATGAAACCTTGGTCGGTCAGCGGCGCACTCTGAAAGAACGGGAGGAACATAAAACCCAATATCAAACGGTCTTACTCCGTCGTCAAGGTCTATCTCCGGCTACCGCCGGAGGTGCGGTTGATTTCAAATCGGTGATTGCTAATTTGGAAACTCAACAACGGGAACAACAACAGCAACTCCAAACCTTGGAAACGGAACTCCAACAATTGCGCTCTAGCTTGGATCAAAAGCAAACGGAGGTGAATGGTCAAGTTCAACAACAAGAACAAACCCGCCAACAGTTAGAAACTCAAGATCAAAGTTGGATCGAACAGCAACGAAGGGTGGCGGAACTGGGAGGACGAATCAGTTTGTATCAGGAAATGTTACAACCGATTCAAGATTCCTGGAATCAAGTTCGGCAACATTTGGATCAAACAACGGCCGAACTGAATCAATTGCTGGAAATGTCTAATGCTCAAACCCAAGCAACAAGTCAGTTACGGCAAGTTTTATCAGTAATCAGTAATTAG
- a CDS encoding Crp/Fnr family transcriptional regulator: MQSSSITADSNRPFLTWQRITDWAQEHYRCRSFSKDERIPARPGLLYLVQRGAVRLVGSAQLEYAKGKPNAKPRNRNLDEAFLGFVGAGQPFELVAQSPFSLQAYSHADDTTVLWMYWHDLDNWPHFRREVLDAFRYQHQRKLLWLSTLGQRRTIDRLLGFLTLLIEEYGEYYASGNGDDGFKGYRLPWSLTHSQIGSAIGSTRVTVTRLMGKLRQQGLVYTQDDNLICIPIESEDPNKTLDLEEEDTGFEEE; encoded by the coding sequence ATGCAGTCATCTTCGATCACAGCCGATTCCAATCGACCGTTTCTAACCTGGCAACGGATTACAGATTGGGCGCAGGAACATTACCGTTGTCGAAGTTTCAGTAAAGATGAGCGAATTCCGGCTCGTCCAGGATTACTGTATTTAGTCCAACGGGGTGCAGTGCGATTAGTGGGCAGTGCTCAACTGGAATACGCCAAGGGTAAACCTAATGCCAAACCCCGGAATCGCAATTTAGATGAAGCCTTTTTAGGTTTTGTCGGTGCTGGTCAACCTTTTGAACTCGTTGCCCAGTCTCCCTTTAGCCTGCAAGCCTATAGTCACGCCGACGATACCACCGTGTTATGGATGTATTGGCATGATTTAGATAATTGGCCCCATTTTCGTCGGGAAGTTCTGGATGCCTTTCGGTATCAACATCAACGAAAATTACTCTGGTTAAGCACCTTGGGTCAACGTCGTACTATTGACCGACTCCTAGGATTCTTGACCCTACTGATTGAAGAATATGGGGAATATTATGCCAGTGGTAATGGGGATGATGGATTTAAAGGTTATCGTTTACCTTGGTCATTAACTCATTCTCAAATTGGTAGTGCCATCGGTTCCACACGAGTCACCGTAACCCGTCTAATGGGAAAACTCCGTCAACAAGGATTAGTTTATACTCAAGACGATAACTTAATTTGTATCCCCATTGAATCCGAAGACCCCAACAAAACCCTTGACTTAGAAGAAGAAGATACAGGCTTTGAGGAGGAATAA
- a CDS encoding DALR anticodon-binding domain-containing protein — translation MAKRLGIQLRQSLHSQGIDTVDSQEILVNRIKHPTQVIYGSAIALKSASQLHQSTFELAEVILTNFRSLHLGDFTFELLPSGMLQFVLTDQGMANWLEEIICYPWKNTPIQDLAISPERFRIQYTHARCCSLLRLAHRDHLITLIESDLISLLPLKRDRISAAIPWLTVKGKLQFIERCEYQLLTQFVNIVDVLFSSSDSSSWEKLAEQLSQNFQLFYCQCRIWGEVKQNTPELAQARLGLVLITQILLQILLEEKLGIMAPVEL, via the coding sequence TTGGCAAAACGGTTAGGGATACAACTGAGACAAAGTTTACATTCCCAAGGGATTGATACGGTTGATTCTCAGGAAATTCTCGTAAATCGAATTAAACATCCGACACAGGTAATATACGGATCGGCGATCGCACTGAAATCGGCTTCCCAGTTGCATCAATCGACCTTTGAACTTGCTGAAGTGATCCTGACTAACTTCAGAAGTCTTCATTTAGGGGATTTTACCTTCGAGCTTCTCCCGTCGGGAATGCTTCAGTTTGTGTTAACGGATCAGGGAATGGCGAATTGGTTAGAAGAAATAATTTGCTACCCTTGGAAAAATACTCCGATTCAGGATTTGGCTATTTCACCAGAACGATTTAGAATTCAATATACTCATGCCCGATGTTGTTCTTTATTGCGTTTAGCCCATCGAGATCATCTCATTACTTTAATAGAATCTGATTTAATCTCTTTATTACCTTTAAAAAGGGATCGGATTTCTGCTGCGATTCCCTGGTTAACAGTCAAGGGAAAATTACAATTTATTGAACGCTGTGAATATCAACTTTTAACCCAATTTGTGAACATTGTAGATGTTCTTTTTTCATCATCTGATTCTTCCTCATGGGAAAAGCTTGCAGAGCAATTAAGTCAAAATTTTCAATTATTTTATTGTCAATGTCGCATTTGGGGAGAGGTGAAACAAAATACCCCAGAATTAGCTCAAGCTAGACTGGGTTTAGTTTTAATTACACAAATACTTCTCCAAATTTTATTAGAAGAAAAATTGGGAATTATGGCTCCTGTAGAATTATAA
- a CDS encoding competence/damage-inducible protein A — MVAEIICVGTELLLGDILNSNAQFLGQQLAQLGIPHYYQSVVGDNPERLKKVIAIASERSQLLIFTGGLGPTPDDLTVETIADFFGVSLIEKPEIIEDINQKFSQRGRVMSASNRKQALIPEGAEILTNLTGTAPGIIWKPRGDQLTILTFPGVPAELYQMWSDVAIPYLKNNGWCQGIIQSRTLKFWGIAESTLAEKVAPFLEMKNPTVAPYANHGEVKLRISARADSQELAQKLIIPVETQLREIAGLDCYGADDETLASVLGYLLLKNNSTLSVAESCTGGGLGQLLTDIPGSSEYFLGGVIAYDNTVKASVLGVNLDDLAEFGAVSAIVAQQMALGVKTLLKTTWGLSITGIAGPGGGTATKPVGLVYIGLATANGQVESLECRFGQTRSRDWIRRGSASSALDLLRRRLSS, encoded by the coding sequence ATGGTTGCTGAAATTATTTGTGTCGGTACAGAACTGCTTTTAGGGGATATTCTCAATAGTAATGCTCAGTTTTTGGGGCAACAATTGGCTCAATTGGGAATTCCTCATTATTATCAAAGTGTTGTCGGAGATAACCCCGAACGTCTTAAAAAAGTGATTGCGATCGCATCTGAACGCTCTCAATTATTGATTTTTACGGGAGGTTTGGGGCCAACTCCTGATGATTTAACCGTGGAAACAATCGCAGATTTTTTTGGAGTTTCCCTAATCGAAAAACCAGAAATTATTGAAGATATTAATCAAAAATTTAGTCAACGGGGACGGGTGATGTCTGCGAGTAATCGCAAACAAGCATTAATTCCTGAAGGGGCAGAAATTCTGACTAATTTAACGGGAACTGCACCGGGAATTATTTGGAAACCCAGGGGAGATCAACTGACTATTTTAACCTTTCCCGGTGTTCCGGCGGAATTGTATCAAATGTGGTCAGATGTGGCAATTCCCTATCTTAAAAATAACGGTTGGTGTCAAGGAATTATTCAAAGTCGAACCTTAAAGTTTTGGGGGATAGCAGAATCAACTTTAGCAGAAAAAGTTGCCCCTTTTTTAGAGATGAAAAATCCCACTGTTGCTCCCTATGCTAATCATGGAGAGGTGAAATTAAGAATTTCTGCCCGAGCAGATTCTCAAGAACTCGCTCAAAAATTAATTATTCCCGTGGAAACCCAACTGCGAGAAATTGCGGGACTCGATTGTTATGGGGCGGATGATGAAACCTTAGCCTCAGTATTAGGATATTTATTACTCAAAAATAATTCTACATTGAGTGTGGCAGAATCCTGTACAGGGGGAGGATTAGGACAACTGCTGACCGACATTCCTGGGAGTTCTGAATATTTCCTCGGTGGTGTGATTGCTTATGATAATACCGTGAAAGCCTCTGTGCTAGGGGTCAACCTTGATGATTTAGCAGAATTTGGGGCTGTTAGTGCAATTGTCGCCCAACAAATGGCCCTGGGGGTAAAAACTTTATTAAAGACGACTTGGGGTTTAAGTATTACAGGGATTGCGGGGCCAGGAGGAGGGACAGCCACAAAACCCGTCGGACTGGTTTATATCGGTTTAGCGACAGCCAACGGTCAGGTTGAAAGTCTGGAATGTCGTTTTGGCCAAACCCGGAGTCGGGACTGGATACGCCGGGGGAGTGCCAGTAGTGCCCTTGACCTTCTGCGCCGTCGTCTAAGTTCGTGA